One genomic segment of Pongo pygmaeus isolate AG05252 chromosome 19, NHGRI_mPonPyg2-v2.0_pri, whole genome shotgun sequence includes these proteins:
- the FLOT2 gene encoding flotillin-2 isoform X4 — protein sequence MTLQPRCEDVETAEGVALTVTGVAQVKIMTEKELLAVACEQFLGKNVQDIKNVVLQTLEGHLRSILGTLTVEQIYQDRDQFAKLVREVAAPDVGRMGIEILSFTIKDVYDKVDYLSSLGKTQTAVVQRDADIGVAEAERDAGIREAECKKEMLDVKFMADTKIADSKRAFELQKSAFSEEVNIKTAEAQLAYELQGAREQQKIRQEEIEIEVVQRKKQIAVEAQEILRTDKELIATVRRPAEAEAHRIQQIAEGEKVKQVLLAQAEAEKIRKIGEAEAAVIEAMGKAEAERMKLKAEAYQKYGDAAKMALVLEALPQIAAKIAAPLTKVDEIVVLSGDNSKFTSEVNRLLAELPASVHALTGVDLSKIPLIKKATGVQV from the exons ATGACGTTGCAGCCCCGCTGCGAGGACGTAGAGACGGCCGAGGGGGTAGCTTTAACTGTGACGGGTGTCGCCCAG GTGAAGATCATGACGGAGAAGGAACTCCTGGCCGTGGCTTGTGAGCAGTTTCTGGGTAAGAATGTGCAGGACATCAAAAACGTCGTCCTGCAGACCCTGGAGGGACATCTGCGCTCCATCCTCG GGACCCTGACAGTGGAGCAGATTTATCAGGACCGGGACCAGTTTGCCAAGCTGGTGCGGGAGGTGGCAGCCCCTGATGTTGGCCGCATGGGCATTGAGATCCTCAGCTTCACCATCAAG gaCGTGTATGACAAAGTGGACTATCTGAGCTCCCTGGGCAAGACACAGACTGCCGTGGTGCAGAGAGATGCTGACATTGGCGTGGCCGAGGCTGAACGGGACGCAGGCATCCGG GAAGCTGAGTGCAAGAAGGAGATGCTGGATGTGAAGTTCATGGCAGACACCAAGATTGCTGACTCTAAGCGAGCCTTCGAGCTGCAAAAGTCAGCCTTCAGTGAGGAGGTTAACATCAAG ACAGCTGAGGCCCAGTTGGCCTATGAGCTGCAGGGGGCCCGTGAACAGCAGAAGATCCGACAGGAAGAGATTGAGATTGAGGTTGTGCAGCGCAAGAAACAGATTGCCGTGGAGGCACAGGAGATCCTGCGTACGGACAAGGAGCTCATTGCTACAGTGCGCCGGCCTGCCGAGGCCGAGGCCCACCGCATCCAGCAGATTGCCGAGGGTGAAAA GGTGAAGCAGGTCCTCTTGGCACAGGCAGAGGCTGAGAAGATCCGCAAAATCGGGGAGGCGGAAGCAGCAGTCATCGAGGCGATGGGCAAGGCGGAGGCTGAGCGGATGAAGCTCAAAGCAGAAGCCTACCAGAAATACGGGGACGCAGCCAAGATGGCCTTGGTGCTGGAGGCCCTGCCCCAG ATTGCTGCCAAAATCGCTGCCCCACTTACCAAAGTCGATGAGATTGTGGTCCTCAGTGGAGACAACAGTAAGTTCACATCAGAAGTGAACCGACTGCTGGCCGAGCTGCCTGCCTCTGTGCATGCCCTCACGGGCGTGGACCTGTCTAAG ATACCCCTGATCAAGAAGGCCACTGGTGTGCAGGTGTGA
- the FLOT2 gene encoding flotillin-2 isoform X5, whose amino-acid sequence MTEKELLAVACEQFLGKNVQDIKNVVLQTLEGHLRSILGTLTVEQIYQDRDQFAKLVREVAAPDVGRMGIEILSFTIKDVYDKVDYLSSLGKTQTAVVQRDADIGVAEAERDAGIREAECKKEMLDVKFMADTKIADSKRAFELQKSAFSEEVNIKTAEAQLAYELQGAREQQKIRQEEIEIEVVQRKKQIAVEAQEILRTDKELIATVRRPAEAEAHRIQQIAEGEKVKQVLLAQAEAEKIRKIGEAEAAVIEAMGKAEAERMKLKAEAYQKYGDAAKMALVLEALPQIAAKIAAPLTKVDEIVVLSGDNSKFTSEVNRLLAELPASVHALTGVDLSKIPLIKKATGVQV is encoded by the exons ATGACGGAGAAGGAACTCCTGGCCGTGGCTTGTGAGCAGTTTCTGGGTAAGAATGTGCAGGACATCAAAAACGTCGTCCTGCAGACCCTGGAGGGACATCTGCGCTCCATCCTCG GGACCCTGACAGTGGAGCAGATTTATCAGGACCGGGACCAGTTTGCCAAGCTGGTGCGGGAGGTGGCAGCCCCTGATGTTGGCCGCATGGGCATTGAGATCCTCAGCTTCACCATCAAG gaCGTGTATGACAAAGTGGACTATCTGAGCTCCCTGGGCAAGACACAGACTGCCGTGGTGCAGAGAGATGCTGACATTGGCGTGGCCGAGGCTGAACGGGACGCAGGCATCCGG GAAGCTGAGTGCAAGAAGGAGATGCTGGATGTGAAGTTCATGGCAGACACCAAGATTGCTGACTCTAAGCGAGCCTTCGAGCTGCAAAAGTCAGCCTTCAGTGAGGAGGTTAACATCAAG ACAGCTGAGGCCCAGTTGGCCTATGAGCTGCAGGGGGCCCGTGAACAGCAGAAGATCCGACAGGAAGAGATTGAGATTGAGGTTGTGCAGCGCAAGAAACAGATTGCCGTGGAGGCACAGGAGATCCTGCGTACGGACAAGGAGCTCATTGCTACAGTGCGCCGGCCTGCCGAGGCCGAGGCCCACCGCATCCAGCAGATTGCCGAGGGTGAAAA GGTGAAGCAGGTCCTCTTGGCACAGGCAGAGGCTGAGAAGATCCGCAAAATCGGGGAGGCGGAAGCAGCAGTCATCGAGGCGATGGGCAAGGCGGAGGCTGAGCGGATGAAGCTCAAAGCAGAAGCCTACCAGAAATACGGGGACGCAGCCAAGATGGCCTTGGTGCTGGAGGCCCTGCCCCAG ATTGCTGCCAAAATCGCTGCCCCACTTACCAAAGTCGATGAGATTGTGGTCCTCAGTGGAGACAACAGTAAGTTCACATCAGAAGTGAACCGACTGCTGGCCGAGCTGCCTGCCTCTGTGCATGCCCTCACGGGCGTGGACCTGTCTAAG ATACCCCTGATCAAGAAGGCCACTGGTGTGCAGGTGTGA
- the FLOT2 gene encoding flotillin-2 isoform X1 translates to MQGWGHLYLESLGIKRVDCRGCARSCLKAPAPPSAATLPAGLRPQRGAGERAAGRWGWRDRLGAAGAADPLLLSGSVRSRGPSVPPAPWAIATRWGPTRRWWFQVKIMTEKELLAVACEQFLGKNVQDIKNVVLQTLEGHLRSILGTLTVEQIYQDRDQFAKLVREVAAPDVGRMGIEILSFTIKDVYDKVDYLSSLGKTQTAVVQRDADIGVAEAERDAGIREAECKKEMLDVKFMADTKIADSKRAFELQKSAFSEEVNIKTAEAQLAYELQGAREQQKIRQEEIEIEVVQRKKQIAVEAQEILRTDKELIATVRRPAEAEAHRIQQIAEGEKVKQVLLAQAEAEKIRKIGEAEAAVIEAMGKAEAERMKLKAEAYQKYGDAAKMALVLEALPQIAAKIAAPLTKVDEIVVLSGDNSKFTSEVNRLLAELPASVHALTGVDLSKIPLIKKATGVQV, encoded by the exons ATGCAGGGCTGGGGCCATCTGTATCTGGAGTCCCTTGGAATAAAGCGCGTTGACTGCCGAGGCTGCGCTCGCTCCTGCCTCAAAGCGCCGGCCCCGCCCTCCGCCGCCACACTTCCGGCGGGGCTGCGACCACAGAGGGGCGCGGGCGAGCGGGCGGCCGGCCGCTGGGGGTGGCGGGATAGGCTGGGCGCGGCCGGCGCTGCGGACCCGCTGCTGCTGTCCGGGTCTGTGCGGTCCCGAGGGCCCTCCGTGCCGCCGGCGCCATGGGCAATTGCCACACGGTGGGGCCCAACGAGGCGCTGGTGGTTTCAG GTGAAGATCATGACGGAGAAGGAACTCCTGGCCGTGGCTTGTGAGCAGTTTCTGGGTAAGAATGTGCAGGACATCAAAAACGTCGTCCTGCAGACCCTGGAGGGACATCTGCGCTCCATCCTCG GGACCCTGACAGTGGAGCAGATTTATCAGGACCGGGACCAGTTTGCCAAGCTGGTGCGGGAGGTGGCAGCCCCTGATGTTGGCCGCATGGGCATTGAGATCCTCAGCTTCACCATCAAG gaCGTGTATGACAAAGTGGACTATCTGAGCTCCCTGGGCAAGACACAGACTGCCGTGGTGCAGAGAGATGCTGACATTGGCGTGGCCGAGGCTGAACGGGACGCAGGCATCCGG GAAGCTGAGTGCAAGAAGGAGATGCTGGATGTGAAGTTCATGGCAGACACCAAGATTGCTGACTCTAAGCGAGCCTTCGAGCTGCAAAAGTCAGCCTTCAGTGAGGAGGTTAACATCAAG ACAGCTGAGGCCCAGTTGGCCTATGAGCTGCAGGGGGCCCGTGAACAGCAGAAGATCCGACAGGAAGAGATTGAGATTGAGGTTGTGCAGCGCAAGAAACAGATTGCCGTGGAGGCACAGGAGATCCTGCGTACGGACAAGGAGCTCATTGCTACAGTGCGCCGGCCTGCCGAGGCCGAGGCCCACCGCATCCAGCAGATTGCCGAGGGTGAAAA GGTGAAGCAGGTCCTCTTGGCACAGGCAGAGGCTGAGAAGATCCGCAAAATCGGGGAGGCGGAAGCAGCAGTCATCGAGGCGATGGGCAAGGCGGAGGCTGAGCGGATGAAGCTCAAAGCAGAAGCCTACCAGAAATACGGGGACGCAGCCAAGATGGCCTTGGTGCTGGAGGCCCTGCCCCAG ATTGCTGCCAAAATCGCTGCCCCACTTACCAAAGTCGATGAGATTGTGGTCCTCAGTGGAGACAACAGTAAGTTCACATCAGAAGTGAACCGACTGCTGGCCGAGCTGCCTGCCTCTGTGCATGCCCTCACGGGCGTGGACCTGTCTAAG ATACCCCTGATCAAGAAGGCCACTGGTGTGCAGGTGTGA
- the FLOT2 gene encoding flotillin-2 isoform X2, whose product MGNCHTVGPNEALVVSGGCCGSDYKQYVFGGWAWAWWCISDTQRISLEIMTLQPRCEDVETAEGVALTVTGVAQVKIMTEKELLAVACEQFLGKNVQDIKNVVLQTLEGHLRSILGTLTVEQIYQDRDQFAKLVREVAAPDVGRMGIEILSFTIKDVYDKVDYLSSLGKTQTAVVQRDADIGVAEAERDAGIREAECKKEMLDVKFMADTKIADSKRAFELQKSAFSEEVNIKTAEAQLAYELQGAREQQKIRQEEIEIEVVQRKKQIAVEAQEILRTDKELIATVRRPAEAEAHRIQQIAEGEKVKQVLLAQAEAEKIRKIGEAEAAVIEAMGKAEAERMKLKAEAYQKYGDAAKMALVLEALPQIAAKIAAPLTKVDEIVVLSGDNSKFTSEVNRLLAELPASVHALTGVDLSKIPLIKKATGVQV is encoded by the exons ATGGGCAATTGCCACACGGTGGGGCCCAACGAGGCGCTGGTGGTTTCAG GGGGCTGTTGTGGTTCCGACTATAAACAGTACGTGTTTGgaggctgggcctgggcctggtggtgtaTCTCCGACACTCAGAG GATTTCCCTAGAGATTATGACGTTGCAGCCCCGCTGCGAGGACGTAGAGACGGCCGAGGGGGTAGCTTTAACTGTGACGGGTGTCGCCCAG GTGAAGATCATGACGGAGAAGGAACTCCTGGCCGTGGCTTGTGAGCAGTTTCTGGGTAAGAATGTGCAGGACATCAAAAACGTCGTCCTGCAGACCCTGGAGGGACATCTGCGCTCCATCCTCG GGACCCTGACAGTGGAGCAGATTTATCAGGACCGGGACCAGTTTGCCAAGCTGGTGCGGGAGGTGGCAGCCCCTGATGTTGGCCGCATGGGCATTGAGATCCTCAGCTTCACCATCAAG gaCGTGTATGACAAAGTGGACTATCTGAGCTCCCTGGGCAAGACACAGACTGCCGTGGTGCAGAGAGATGCTGACATTGGCGTGGCCGAGGCTGAACGGGACGCAGGCATCCGG GAAGCTGAGTGCAAGAAGGAGATGCTGGATGTGAAGTTCATGGCAGACACCAAGATTGCTGACTCTAAGCGAGCCTTCGAGCTGCAAAAGTCAGCCTTCAGTGAGGAGGTTAACATCAAG ACAGCTGAGGCCCAGTTGGCCTATGAGCTGCAGGGGGCCCGTGAACAGCAGAAGATCCGACAGGAAGAGATTGAGATTGAGGTTGTGCAGCGCAAGAAACAGATTGCCGTGGAGGCACAGGAGATCCTGCGTACGGACAAGGAGCTCATTGCTACAGTGCGCCGGCCTGCCGAGGCCGAGGCCCACCGCATCCAGCAGATTGCCGAGGGTGAAAA GGTGAAGCAGGTCCTCTTGGCACAGGCAGAGGCTGAGAAGATCCGCAAAATCGGGGAGGCGGAAGCAGCAGTCATCGAGGCGATGGGCAAGGCGGAGGCTGAGCGGATGAAGCTCAAAGCAGAAGCCTACCAGAAATACGGGGACGCAGCCAAGATGGCCTTGGTGCTGGAGGCCCTGCCCCAG ATTGCTGCCAAAATCGCTGCCCCACTTACCAAAGTCGATGAGATTGTGGTCCTCAGTGGAGACAACAGTAAGTTCACATCAGAAGTGAACCGACTGCTGGCCGAGCTGCCTGCCTCTGTGCATGCCCTCACGGGCGTGGACCTGTCTAAG ATACCCCTGATCAAGAAGGCCACTGGTGTGCAGGTGTGA
- the FLOT2 gene encoding flotillin-2 isoform X3 — MGNCHTVGPNEALVVSGGCCGSDYKQYVFGGWAWAWWCISDTQRLSLEVMTILCRCENIETSEGVPLFVTGVAQVKIMTEKELLAVACEQFLGKNVQDIKNVVLQTLEGHLRSILGTLTVEQIYQDRDQFAKLVREVAAPDVGRMGIEILSFTIKDVYDKVDYLSSLGKTQTAVVQRDADIGVAEAERDAGIREAECKKEMLDVKFMADTKIADSKRAFELQKSAFSEEVNIKTAEAQLAYELQGAREQQKIRQEEIEIEVVQRKKQIAVEAQEILRTDKELIATVRRPAEAEAHRIQQIAEGEKVKQVLLAQAEAEKIRKIGEAEAAVIEAMGKAEAERMKLKAEAYQKYGDAAKMALVLEALPQIAAKIAAPLTKVDEIVVLSGDNSKFTSEVNRLLAELPASVHALTGVDLSKIPLIKKATGVQV, encoded by the exons ATGGGCAATTGCCACACGGTGGGGCCCAACGAGGCGCTGGTGGTTTCAG GGGGCTGTTGTGGTTCCGACTATAAACAGTACGTGTTTGgaggctgggcctgggcctggtggtgtaTCTCCGACACTCAGAG ACTGTCTCTGGAGGTTATGACCATCCTGTGTCGCTGTGAGAATATTGAGACGTCGGAGGGGGTTCCACTATTCGTAACAGGGGTTGCACAG GTGAAGATCATGACGGAGAAGGAACTCCTGGCCGTGGCTTGTGAGCAGTTTCTGGGTAAGAATGTGCAGGACATCAAAAACGTCGTCCTGCAGACCCTGGAGGGACATCTGCGCTCCATCCTCG GGACCCTGACAGTGGAGCAGATTTATCAGGACCGGGACCAGTTTGCCAAGCTGGTGCGGGAGGTGGCAGCCCCTGATGTTGGCCGCATGGGCATTGAGATCCTCAGCTTCACCATCAAG gaCGTGTATGACAAAGTGGACTATCTGAGCTCCCTGGGCAAGACACAGACTGCCGTGGTGCAGAGAGATGCTGACATTGGCGTGGCCGAGGCTGAACGGGACGCAGGCATCCGG GAAGCTGAGTGCAAGAAGGAGATGCTGGATGTGAAGTTCATGGCAGACACCAAGATTGCTGACTCTAAGCGAGCCTTCGAGCTGCAAAAGTCAGCCTTCAGTGAGGAGGTTAACATCAAG ACAGCTGAGGCCCAGTTGGCCTATGAGCTGCAGGGGGCCCGTGAACAGCAGAAGATCCGACAGGAAGAGATTGAGATTGAGGTTGTGCAGCGCAAGAAACAGATTGCCGTGGAGGCACAGGAGATCCTGCGTACGGACAAGGAGCTCATTGCTACAGTGCGCCGGCCTGCCGAGGCCGAGGCCCACCGCATCCAGCAGATTGCCGAGGGTGAAAA GGTGAAGCAGGTCCTCTTGGCACAGGCAGAGGCTGAGAAGATCCGCAAAATCGGGGAGGCGGAAGCAGCAGTCATCGAGGCGATGGGCAAGGCGGAGGCTGAGCGGATGAAGCTCAAAGCAGAAGCCTACCAGAAATACGGGGACGCAGCCAAGATGGCCTTGGTGCTGGAGGCCCTGCCCCAG ATTGCTGCCAAAATCGCTGCCCCACTTACCAAAGTCGATGAGATTGTGGTCCTCAGTGGAGACAACAGTAAGTTCACATCAGAAGTGAACCGACTGCTGGCCGAGCTGCCTGCCTCTGTGCATGCCCTCACGGGCGTGGACCTGTCTAAG ATACCCCTGATCAAGAAGGCCACTGGTGTGCAGGTGTGA